A stretch of the Streptomyces sp. Edi2 genome encodes the following:
- a CDS encoding cell division protein FtsK produces the protein MSTQTSIPIQALRNSLRLTDPHTLTALNSARTPLLGLADRDRPVHLPPGAEHALVATGAGGGTTTLLRSLTAQALALGASVDLIDPGGAGHQWARDLPGVRYLSRIAEIHDHLLINVAALQDGTTAWDGSWRGRRVMVIEHLGTVAYGLREYWSQTRPETQLEEAPGVEALGVLLAAGPGFGIQVFAGNPRVGLPGLGAVPVKDVFPTRVLAYGGAALWQRVAPEVWSIPPYSLIPGRMHVVAEQKSTAFQALYLSDVEARALARGVIETGEAA, from the coding sequence ATGAGCACCCAGACCTCCATCCCGATCCAGGCCCTGCGCAACTCGCTGCGCCTCACGGACCCCCACACCCTGACCGCCCTGAACTCCGCCCGCACTCCGCTGCTCGGTCTCGCCGACCGCGACCGGCCCGTCCACCTGCCGCCCGGCGCCGAGCACGCCCTGGTCGCCACCGGCGCCGGCGGCGGCACCACCACCCTGCTGCGCTCCCTGACCGCGCAGGCCCTGGCGCTGGGCGCGAGCGTCGACCTCATCGACCCGGGCGGCGCCGGCCACCAGTGGGCCCGCGACCTGCCCGGAGTGCGCTACCTGTCGCGGATCGCGGAGATCCACGACCACCTCCTGATCAACGTGGCCGCCCTGCAGGACGGCACCACTGCCTGGGACGGCAGTTGGCGCGGCCGCCGCGTCATGGTCATCGAGCACCTGGGCACCGTCGCGTACGGGCTGCGCGAGTACTGGTCCCAGACCCGCCCGGAAACCCAGCTGGAGGAGGCCCCGGGCGTCGAGGCCCTCGGCGTCCTGCTCGCCGCCGGCCCCGGCTTCGGCATCCAGGTCTTTGCCGGCAATCCGCGCGTGGGCCTGCCCGGCCTGGGCGCTGTCCCCGTCAAGGACGTCTTCCCCACCCGGGTCCTGGCCTACGGCGGCGCCGCGCTGTGGCAGCGCGTCGCCCCCGAGGTGTGGTCCATCCCGCCGTACTCCCTCATCCCGGGCCGCATGCATGTGGTCGCCGAGCAGAAGTCGACCGCCTTCCAGGCGCTGTACCTCAGCGACGTCGAAGCCCGCGCCCTGGCCCGCGGCGTCATCGAGACGGGTGAGGCGGCATGA
- a CDS encoding MFS transporter, with amino-acid sequence MTISPLLHRPRRRPAPEPSRYRDVLALPNVTRLLAGAVIGHLPVAMAPLAILIAVRADGGSLRLAGILAAVYGLAAAIGQPLWGRLLDRHGHRVAIGATALASTTAFLALALLSPAGHPAPAAVIAAAAGLCTPPLEAALRVLWPHVVESPQHRRAALALDACAQELVFIGGPLLVLGLDAVTGTVLVLTATAAIGLGGSALFLSAPPTRTWQPVPTRTHWLGPIRVPGLRALAAALFGAGITLGALNVVALAAGERHHAGYLSTMIPAALAVGSLTGGLLFGRRTWPGSPARQLLLIGAGFLLGSLPMLADPAPPLAIAAAVLPGLFLAPLLVTGFHALDVLVPRSTLAEASAWLIACLGLGQAAGTALAGLVPSTAPAGTAAVAAAGAALGLFLLLVTRRHLTLQTPKGVRRGSAEPLTGSR; translated from the coding sequence ATGACCATCAGCCCCCTCCTGCACCGCCCTCGCAGACGGCCCGCCCCCGAACCGTCGCGCTACCGCGACGTCCTGGCCCTCCCGAACGTCACCCGCCTCCTGGCCGGCGCGGTCATCGGCCACCTCCCCGTCGCCATGGCACCGCTCGCGATCCTGATCGCCGTACGGGCGGACGGCGGCAGCCTGCGCCTGGCCGGAATCCTCGCCGCCGTCTACGGACTGGCGGCCGCGATCGGGCAGCCCCTGTGGGGACGCCTCCTGGACCGGCATGGCCACCGCGTCGCGATCGGCGCCACCGCCCTGGCCTCGACCACGGCCTTCCTCGCGCTCGCCCTCCTCAGCCCGGCCGGCCATCCCGCACCGGCCGCGGTCATCGCCGCGGCCGCGGGCCTGTGCACCCCACCTCTGGAGGCGGCGCTGCGCGTCCTGTGGCCGCACGTCGTGGAGAGCCCGCAGCACCGCCGGGCCGCGCTCGCGCTCGACGCCTGCGCCCAGGAACTCGTCTTCATCGGCGGCCCGCTCCTGGTCCTGGGCCTCGACGCCGTGACGGGCACCGTCCTCGTGCTCACCGCCACCGCCGCGATCGGCCTCGGCGGATCCGCACTGTTCCTGTCCGCGCCGCCCACCCGCACCTGGCAGCCGGTCCCCACCCGCACCCACTGGCTCGGACCGATACGTGTCCCCGGCCTGCGCGCCCTGGCCGCCGCGCTGTTCGGCGCGGGCATCACCCTGGGCGCGCTGAACGTGGTGGCGCTCGCGGCAGGGGAGCGCCACCACGCCGGCTACCTGTCGACGATGATCCCCGCCGCGCTCGCCGTCGGCAGTCTGACGGGCGGGCTGCTCTTCGGCCGCCGCACCTGGCCCGGCTCCCCGGCCCGCCAACTCCTGCTCATCGGCGCCGGATTCCTGCTCGGCTCGCTGCCGATGCTCGCCGATCCCGCTCCGCCGCTGGCCATCGCGGCCGCCGTCCTGCCCGGCCTGTTCCTCGCGCCGCTCCTGGTCACCGGCTTCCACGCACTCGACGTTCTCGTCCCGCGCAGCACCCTCGCCGAGGCATCCGCCTGGCTGATCGCCTGTCTCGGCCTGGGACAGGCCGCCGGCACCGCGCTTGCGGGCCTCGTACCCTCCACCGCCCCCGCAGGGACCGCCGCCGTCGCGGCCGCCGGCGCCGCGCTCGGCCTGTTCCTGCTGCTGGTCACCCGCCGCCACCTCACCCTGCAGACACCGAAGGGCGTGCGGCGCGGATCAGCCGAGCCGCTGACCGGATCGAGATGA
- the trpA gene encoding tryptophan synthase subunit alpha, with amino-acid sequence MTTLTPAATGLTALLAHRQRPALGAFLPAGFPNWTAGIEALRAFTRHGADFLEVGVPHHTPSLDGPDIAAAYTQALGQGARMAHVFSTIRLAASSTAVPVVAMSYWAPVLDFGVTRFAQDLAQAGAAGAMIPDLPVAEADEWTDAARQAGLHTPQFAPRSADDDQLAAITAAASGWIYAPAAATPTGYQGDLDLPALDAFTTRLRAHTSLPVVGGIGISTPQRAAQVAPYVDGVVIGSPLVRPLLEGPAGLDGAVEQVRAFAHALHTPARPHPLSA; translated from the coding sequence ATGACCACGCTGACCCCTGCCGCCACCGGGCTCACCGCACTGCTCGCCCACCGCCAACGACCGGCCCTCGGCGCGTTCCTGCCCGCCGGCTTCCCCAACTGGACGGCCGGGATCGAGGCCCTGCGCGCGTTCACCCGCCACGGCGCCGACTTCCTCGAAGTCGGCGTCCCGCACCACACCCCCAGCCTCGACGGCCCGGACATCGCCGCCGCCTACACCCAGGCTTTGGGCCAGGGCGCACGCATGGCCCACGTCTTCTCCACCATCCGCCTCGCCGCCTCCAGCACCGCCGTCCCCGTGGTCGCCATGAGCTACTGGGCCCCCGTCCTCGACTTCGGCGTGACCCGCTTCGCCCAGGACCTCGCCCAGGCCGGGGCCGCCGGCGCGATGATCCCCGACCTTCCCGTCGCCGAGGCCGACGAGTGGACCGACGCCGCCCGACAAGCCGGACTGCACACCCCGCAGTTCGCGCCGCGCAGCGCCGACGACGATCAGCTGGCCGCCATCACCGCGGCCGCCTCCGGCTGGATCTACGCCCCGGCAGCCGCCACCCCCACCGGCTACCAGGGAGATCTCGACCTGCCCGCGCTCGACGCCTTCACCACCCGGCTCCGGGCACACACCTCCCTGCCCGTGGTCGGCGGCATCGGCATCTCCACCCCGCAACGCGCCGCCCAGGTCGCCCCGTACGTCGACGGCGTCGTGATCGGCTCCCCGCTGGTCCGGCCGCTGCTCGAGGGCCCCGCCGGCCTCGACGGCGCCGTGGAGCAGGTCAGGGCCTTCGCCCACGCCCTGCACACGCCTGCCCGTCCCCACCCGCTCTCTGCGTGA
- a CDS encoding SH3 domain-containing protein, translating to MAALKRFATVALSVSLLAGGAAALAPTASAASDCSTYDQSGEVDGNGINFRTGPSTSYKSKGLVYNADQLALYCKSGSWYKAKLKTRSKGGLPAGTYGWIRQDMIKFHLAG from the coding sequence ATGGCCGCACTCAAGCGCTTCGCCACCGTCGCCCTTTCCGTCTCCCTGCTCGCCGGCGGTGCCGCCGCGCTCGCGCCGACCGCGTCGGCCGCCAGCGACTGCTCCACCTACGACCAGAGCGGGGAAGTAGACGGCAACGGGATCAACTTCCGTACTGGGCCGTCGACTTCATACAAGTCGAAGGGTCTGGTCTACAACGCGGACCAGTTGGCCCTCTACTGCAAGAGCGGCTCCTGGTACAAGGCCAAGCTCAAGACGCGCTCCAAGGGCGGGCTGCCGGCTGGCACGTACGGCTGGATCCGCCAGGACATGATCAAGTTCCACCTCGCCGGATAG
- a CDS encoding ATP-binding protein — MSTSSKAAKKSASKFGRLLGLGAERLMKEPQLVAIADGLVVTDVGAEAWFTLSASNTDLMPEDRQDMEQDAAALALAKTLPGYDCHLKVIWARLDGEDYREEARKIFSAGDVEAVADMWARRLDTLDLPQRHLLLGIRLVERDSAANAVVKNGVTGALGVGHTGLDEAELAHLDGLARRMERRLEATPWRARIAPAELLAWAVSRESFRPQPAPPHLPTISGASLVRLTQSKAIPHADHVRMMDARGETAAWVSVLAMPAFPEELITPGEQEWLRCLSEISYTHPETGDDALVCPEASVRFSVWQKGHAIKAVDKQRQLAKEQRRSAAEGSAGETFAETEETERVMEDLRRQMSRDGMTLLEDHPRIIVSSTESLEDLRARTDAVTSHYAGLSIDVTVASEEQRELWLEAQIGDMLRVLDLGHIRTTDALAASMFWGGSEAGDDEGPIAGLLTGTTPGVCRIDITAGSARGDATTTAFVGRSGRGKTTSMMLATLIAGLKGAFSLMLGFKGDEGGLVKAGEYLGLDSHHVTCGVETPAVADVFRLLPKGDAALQVVSQLLIILPERMRDAGVETHLLRACNAIAQHDDAATWRVVEYLQASSDPLAIEAGDALSELSQTQLGAPLLGNPHDGASPLRPEPGLWLVQVPGLTMPQAGTRPGEMTMTERVSLALMRGLIAYALNTSARADLRNLPKVVAIPEVHVLTGTDDGRRFIDYIARTGRALDTSLAIDTQDPKSLLGMDGVLEAITTVCAFEQSTRSQQDAMAELLRLPVSDSTRALIHGVGKDAHGDIRHGHCIVRDRRDRVATMQWDAPSYELLRALSTNPKDQAEDRESALQDAMPQDEFTGTESADSVHNPPQEGSEAA, encoded by the coding sequence ATGAGCACCAGCAGCAAGGCGGCGAAGAAGTCCGCGAGCAAGTTCGGCCGACTCCTCGGCCTGGGTGCCGAACGCCTCATGAAGGAGCCGCAGTTGGTGGCCATCGCCGACGGCCTGGTCGTCACCGACGTCGGCGCCGAGGCGTGGTTCACCCTGTCCGCCTCCAACACGGACCTGATGCCGGAGGACCGCCAGGACATGGAGCAGGACGCGGCCGCGCTCGCGCTCGCCAAGACCTTGCCCGGCTACGACTGCCACCTCAAGGTGATCTGGGCGCGCCTGGACGGCGAGGACTACCGCGAGGAAGCCCGCAAGATCTTCTCCGCCGGGGACGTCGAGGCGGTCGCCGACATGTGGGCCCGCCGCCTGGACACCCTGGACCTGCCGCAGCGGCACCTCCTGCTCGGTATACGCCTCGTCGAGCGGGACTCCGCGGCCAACGCCGTCGTCAAGAACGGTGTGACCGGCGCGCTCGGCGTGGGCCACACCGGCCTGGACGAGGCCGAACTCGCCCACCTCGACGGCCTCGCCCGCCGCATGGAGCGCCGCCTGGAAGCCACCCCCTGGCGCGCGCGGATCGCTCCGGCCGAGCTGCTGGCCTGGGCCGTTTCCCGAGAGAGCTTCCGCCCGCAGCCCGCCCCGCCGCACCTGCCCACCATCAGCGGCGCCTCCCTGGTCCGCCTGACCCAGTCCAAGGCCATTCCGCACGCCGACCACGTGCGCATGATGGACGCCCGCGGCGAGACCGCAGCCTGGGTCAGCGTCCTGGCGATGCCGGCCTTCCCGGAGGAGCTGATCACCCCCGGCGAGCAGGAGTGGCTGCGCTGCCTCTCGGAGATCAGCTACACCCACCCGGAGACCGGCGACGACGCGCTGGTGTGCCCCGAGGCGAGCGTGCGCTTCTCGGTGTGGCAGAAGGGCCACGCGATCAAGGCCGTGGACAAGCAGCGCCAGTTGGCCAAGGAGCAGCGCCGCAGCGCAGCCGAAGGGTCGGCCGGCGAGACGTTCGCGGAGACCGAAGAGACCGAGCGGGTGATGGAGGACCTGCGCCGGCAGATGTCCCGCGACGGCATGACCCTCCTGGAGGACCACCCCCGCATCATCGTCTCCTCCACCGAGTCCCTCGAGGACCTGCGCGCCCGTACCGACGCGGTCACCTCGCACTACGCGGGCCTGTCCATCGACGTCACGGTCGCCTCCGAGGAGCAGCGCGAGCTGTGGCTGGAGGCGCAGATCGGCGACATGCTGCGGGTGCTGGACCTCGGGCACATCCGCACCACCGACGCGCTCGCCGCTTCGATGTTCTGGGGCGGCTCGGAGGCCGGCGACGACGAGGGCCCGATCGCCGGGCTGCTGACCGGCACCACGCCGGGCGTCTGCCGCATCGACATCACTGCAGGCAGCGCGCGCGGTGACGCCACGACGACGGCGTTCGTCGGACGGTCCGGGCGCGGCAAGACGACCAGCATGATGCTCGCGACGCTGATCGCCGGCCTCAAGGGTGCGTTCAGTTTGATGTTGGGCTTCAAGGGCGATGAAGGCGGCCTGGTGAAGGCCGGCGAGTACCTCGGGCTGGACTCGCATCACGTCACCTGCGGCGTCGAAACCCCGGCCGTCGCCGATGTCTTCCGGCTCCTGCCCAAGGGCGATGCCGCGCTCCAGGTCGTCTCCCAGCTGCTGATCATCCTGCCGGAGCGGATGCGGGACGCCGGCGTCGAGACGCACCTGCTGCGGGCCTGCAACGCCATCGCCCAGCACGACGACGCCGCGACCTGGCGGGTGGTCGAGTACCTGCAGGCCAGCAGCGACCCGCTCGCCATCGAAGCCGGCGACGCGCTGTCGGAGCTGTCCCAGACTCAGCTCGGCGCCCCGCTGCTCGGCAACCCGCACGACGGTGCCTCGCCGCTGCGCCCGGAGCCGGGCCTGTGGCTGGTCCAGGTGCCCGGTCTGACGATGCCGCAAGCCGGCACCCGCCCGGGGGAGATGACCATGACCGAGCGGGTCTCCCTGGCGCTGATGCGCGGCCTGATTGCCTACGCGTTGAACACCTCCGCCCGCGCTGACCTGCGAAATCTCCCCAAGGTCGTGGCGATTCCCGAGGTGCACGTTCTCACCGGGACAGACGACGGCCGGCGGTTCATCGACTACATCGCCCGTACCGGACGAGCCCTGGACACCTCTTTGGCGATCGACACCCAGGACCCCAAGTCGCTGCTCGGCATGGACGGTGTTCTGGAGGCGATTACGACGGTTTGTGCCTTCGAGCAGAGCACCCGCTCCCAGCAGGACGCGATGGCCGAACTGCTGCGCCTGCCCGTCTCGGACAGCACCCGCGCCCTGATCCACGGCGTCGGCAAGGACGCCCACGGCGACATCCGCCACGGCCACTGCATCGTCAGGGACCGCCGCGACCGGGTCGCCACCATGCAGTGGGACGCCCCCTCCTACGAGCTGCTGCGCGCGTTGTCCACCAACCCGAAGGACCAGGCCGAGGACCGCGAGAGCGCCCTTCAGGACGCCATGCCCCAGGACGAGTTCACCGGCACGGAATCCGCGGACTCTGTCCACAACCCGCCGCAGGAAGGGTCGGAAGCCGCATGA
- a CDS encoding conjugal transfer protein, whose translation MSALRKMLNLPPKEPKGGDEGITAVADASVEAPSPEAGEGRGTRAPAALGWAEEEESSGRSAARKAGRVAIWLVIGLAAFTGVRTWIFPTKPPAPVEQADPQAEARKNNVPEAEAQQVAARFARSYMNWNAQEPDARAKELEADLAKGIDPKLGWNGSGVQLVAQTIPGTVTQVGGKRARVRVDVRVSTVTGSGKNQRTATSWRGLEVPVAQGEGRVVVTGQPAMVGMPTAAGYKAPEGPEADTQLAGTTRETVKDFLKSWALGSEDQAAAPGADIEPLGSGLALDTLDSWVVDAGTGDKRSGTATVRWKLGGAQIQQTYQITLTKVSASSASRWQVEAVNAKTA comes from the coding sequence ATGAGTGCGCTGCGGAAGATGCTGAATCTTCCACCGAAAGAGCCCAAGGGCGGTGATGAGGGAATCACCGCTGTCGCGGACGCCTCGGTGGAGGCGCCTTCGCCAGAGGCGGGGGAGGGGAGGGGGACGCGAGCGCCGGCCGCGCTGGGCTGGGCGGAAGAGGAGGAGTCCTCGGGACGCTCGGCCGCCCGCAAGGCGGGACGGGTCGCGATCTGGCTGGTCATCGGCCTGGCCGCGTTCACCGGCGTCCGCACGTGGATCTTCCCCACGAAGCCGCCGGCGCCCGTCGAGCAGGCGGACCCGCAGGCCGAGGCCAGGAAGAACAACGTGCCCGAAGCCGAGGCGCAGCAGGTCGCGGCCCGTTTCGCCCGCAGTTACATGAACTGGAACGCGCAGGAACCCGACGCGCGTGCCAAGGAACTTGAGGCGGACCTGGCCAAGGGCATCGACCCGAAGCTCGGGTGGAACGGCTCCGGCGTCCAGCTGGTCGCGCAGACCATCCCGGGCACCGTGACCCAGGTCGGCGGCAAGCGGGCCCGGGTGCGGGTCGACGTGCGGGTCAGCACGGTGACCGGCAGCGGCAAGAACCAGCGGACCGCGACGAGTTGGCGCGGTCTGGAGGTGCCGGTCGCCCAGGGCGAGGGCCGGGTCGTGGTCACCGGACAGCCCGCGATGGTCGGCATGCCGACCGCCGCCGGCTACAAGGCACCGGAGGGGCCCGAGGCCGACACCCAGCTCGCGGGCACGACCCGCGAGACGGTCAAGGACTTCCTCAAGTCATGGGCCCTGGGCAGCGAGGACCAGGCGGCCGCACCCGGCGCGGACATCGAGCCGCTCGGCTCCGGCCTCGCGCTCGACACCCTCGATTCCTGGGTCGTGGACGCCGGCACCGGCGACAAGCGGTCCGGCACGGCGACGGTGCGCTGGAAGCTCGGCGGCGCCCAGATCCAGCAGACCTACCAGATCACCCTCACCAAGGTCTCGGCCAGCAGCGCAAGTCGCTGGCAGGTCGAGGCGGTCAACGCCAAGACCGCGTAG
- a CDS encoding ParA family protein, translating into MSTPNSDSGTEKLIANVMPEMRRDLKIRAAEHGLNVSDAIVHALHSWYDTPSAEKVEVKGAKSWASYVPAGGVARFEDECEARKVTKVQGIAQAITLWLLRHPSPVERVVRQPVKRILVGNQKGGVGKTFIAAALAQALAELGLKVLLVDYDPQGHLSARLQVAELPTGGDSLLTHMLGKATQHLRRSIIALEEVPMEGREINPGPMFDGRLHILPAFEDAFLMDASLATMSAGRDTCLRRALEPVEADYDVVVLDGPPNLGLGMELAIDYVHRRPGELTDHSGILIPVWSDKSSFRAYNLLKGQIETTCKNLRIEVDQLGFIINAYDSRKGTVTRGFYDEWNTLHSPIVLAELKDSIEGRESSDYEIPLFQFAPDCPQADSMRKLAKELAA; encoded by the coding sequence ATGTCCACCCCGAACAGTGATTCCGGCACTGAAAAGCTCATCGCGAACGTCATGCCAGAGATGCGCCGCGATCTCAAGATCAGAGCGGCTGAACACGGCTTGAACGTCTCAGACGCGATCGTCCATGCACTCCACTCCTGGTACGACACCCCGTCCGCGGAGAAGGTAGAGGTGAAGGGCGCCAAGTCCTGGGCCTCGTACGTTCCTGCCGGAGGAGTCGCCCGCTTCGAGGACGAGTGCGAAGCCCGCAAGGTGACGAAGGTGCAGGGCATCGCCCAGGCCATCACCCTGTGGCTACTCCGCCACCCCTCCCCCGTCGAGCGCGTGGTCCGCCAGCCCGTCAAGCGAATCCTCGTAGGCAATCAGAAGGGGGGTGTTGGGAAGACCTTCATCGCCGCCGCACTTGCCCAGGCCCTCGCAGAGCTGGGCCTCAAGGTCCTGCTCGTCGACTACGACCCCCAGGGGCACCTCTCAGCACGCTTGCAGGTTGCTGAGCTCCCCACCGGAGGCGACAGCCTCCTGACGCACATGCTCGGCAAGGCCACGCAGCACCTACGCCGGTCCATCATCGCGCTCGAGGAAGTGCCGATGGAGGGACGCGAGATCAACCCGGGCCCGATGTTCGACGGCAGGCTGCACATACTGCCGGCGTTTGAGGACGCGTTCCTGATGGACGCTTCCCTCGCGACGATGTCCGCGGGTCGAGACACTTGCCTGCGCCGTGCCCTTGAGCCGGTCGAAGCCGACTATGACGTGGTCGTCCTGGATGGGCCTCCCAACCTGGGGCTCGGCATGGAGCTGGCGATCGACTACGTACACCGGCGCCCCGGTGAGCTGACGGACCACTCGGGCATTCTGATCCCGGTCTGGTCCGACAAGTCGTCCTTCCGTGCCTACAACCTGCTCAAGGGGCAGATCGAGACGACGTGCAAGAACCTGCGGATTGAGGTGGACCAACTCGGCTTCATCATCAACGCGTACGACTCTCGCAAGGGCACAGTGACGCGCGGGTTCTATGACGAGTGGAACACCTTGCACTCCCCCATCGTCCTGGCAGAGCTCAAGGACAGCATCGAGGGGCGCGAGTCATCTGACTACGAGATCCCGCTGTTCCAGTTCGCCCCAGACTGCCCACAGGCTGACTCCATGAGGAAGCTGGCCAAGGAGTTGGCGGCATGA
- a CDS encoding peptidase M23: MDQRDVMRGALKASGVVKKGAQLKFGAIALVVFFIGLILLGMFFPAGQATASDCEDTGPGTADASASSDAGGSGTASGTLHEQQVSYAKTIDKEVQKAKLPGRATLIALMTAMQESTMQNLDHGDRDSVGLFQQRPSMNWGTKQQIMTPSFAADSFLLGRGGNEGLVDIKGWDKLPLGTAAQKVQKSAHPELYAGHETAMRKLAKDAGIDLERGGSSTGSGSSNSGDDGKPVTSENNGCGVAKPGTGGAGGSAGGKFTDGKQTWDLKNPRSVDEAIAWAKKHSGSGSSADWYQRCLAFTAIVYGWQFSGVDYAIDHYSVVPKSMQHDGDRHPPAGALMYWDTGHRAGHIAVYLGNGKVASNDILRPGYIDVVDAELFETKWGAKYIGWTPPVFPRAG, from the coding sequence GTGGACCAGCGGGATGTGATGCGCGGCGCCCTGAAGGCCTCCGGCGTCGTCAAGAAGGGCGCGCAGCTCAAGTTCGGGGCCATCGCCCTCGTCGTCTTCTTCATCGGGCTGATCTTGCTCGGCATGTTCTTCCCCGCCGGGCAGGCGACTGCCTCCGACTGCGAGGACACCGGCCCCGGCACCGCGGACGCCTCCGCCTCCTCCGACGCGGGCGGCTCCGGCACGGCCTCCGGCACGCTCCACGAGCAGCAGGTCTCCTACGCCAAGACCATCGACAAGGAGGTCCAGAAGGCCAAGCTCCCCGGCCGCGCCACCCTCATCGCGCTCATGACCGCGATGCAGGAGAGCACGATGCAGAACCTTGATCACGGGGACCGTGACTCGGTGGGGCTGTTCCAGCAGCGGCCCTCCATGAACTGGGGCACCAAGCAGCAGATCATGACGCCGAGCTTCGCGGCCGACAGCTTTCTGCTGGGCCGCGGCGGCAACGAAGGCCTCGTCGACATCAAGGGGTGGGACAAGCTGCCGCTCGGCACGGCCGCGCAGAAGGTCCAGAAGTCCGCCCACCCCGAGCTGTATGCCGGACACGAGACGGCGATGCGCAAGCTCGCCAAGGACGCCGGCATCGACCTCGAGCGCGGCGGCTCCAGCACCGGATCCGGCTCCTCGAACTCAGGGGACGACGGAAAGCCCGTCACCAGCGAGAACAACGGCTGCGGCGTGGCGAAGCCGGGCACCGGTGGGGCCGGCGGCAGCGCGGGCGGCAAGTTCACCGACGGCAAGCAGACCTGGGACCTGAAGAACCCTCGCTCGGTGGACGAGGCGATCGCCTGGGCCAAGAAGCACTCCGGTTCGGGCTCCTCCGCCGACTGGTATCAGCGCTGCCTGGCCTTCACCGCGATCGTCTACGGCTGGCAGTTCTCCGGTGTCGACTACGCCATCGACCACTACAGCGTCGTGCCGAAGTCCATGCAGCACGACGGCGACCGGCATCCCCCCGCGGGCGCCCTCATGTACTGGGACACCGGCCACAGGGCGGGGCACATCGCCGTCTATCTGGGCAACGGCAAGGTCGCGAGCAACGACATCCTCCGGCCGGGCTACATCGACGTCGTCGACGCCGAGCTCTTCGAGACCAAGTGGGGCGCCAAGTACATCGGTTGGACCCCGCCCGTCTTCCCCCGGGCCGGATAG
- a CDS encoding DUF2637 domain-containing protein, which produces MERSAGRISLSRTQRGLIAVVVSGAVVIAAIGFAGSYTAVRDLAVRKGFGSFATVFPIGVDAGIAVLLALDLLLTWLRIPFPMLRQAAWLLTAATIGFNAVAAWPDPVGVGMHGVIPILFVVTVEAARHAVGRLAAITADRHMEGVRLWRWLLAPLPTFRLWRRMMLWEIRKYDDVIQAEQQRLVYQARLRGRYGRGWRWKAPVEDLLPLRIARFGVPLEAASHPRARDPEVGTIRPQELEKHNVPGPGDQNDHAVGPEHAGGFELPDAGSSEPDASRDERDPIGGVAAEAPPEPGPSASVAPASRQGDSEAEPGWSTPGPGDPAGDEDPGDAPTDVPIAGRTEEEPTVPTSGEDGVPEAADAAPEIEGGGAAGNLEPAEHELAVARLKSNAAAVRYAMRVLDSTHTPTVVDWLAAHGREVNRGQAHRITRDEEERLQGAQRLAVVKGAS; this is translated from the coding sequence GTGGAGCGCAGCGCAGGGCGCATCAGCCTGAGTCGAACCCAGCGCGGCTTGATTGCCGTGGTGGTGTCGGGAGCGGTGGTGATCGCGGCGATCGGATTTGCAGGTTCGTACACGGCCGTGCGGGACCTCGCGGTCCGCAAGGGTTTTGGCTCCTTCGCCACGGTCTTCCCGATCGGGGTCGACGCCGGCATCGCCGTACTCCTGGCCCTGGATCTTCTGCTGACCTGGCTTCGCATCCCGTTCCCAATGCTCCGCCAAGCGGCCTGGCTCCTGACCGCGGCGACGATTGGGTTCAATGCTGTGGCTGCATGGCCGGACCCAGTAGGTGTCGGCATGCACGGCGTGATCCCCATCCTCTTCGTGGTGACGGTCGAGGCGGCCCGGCACGCTGTCGGTCGACTGGCGGCGATCACCGCGGACCGGCACATGGAAGGGGTCCGGCTCTGGCGGTGGCTGCTCGCCCCGCTGCCTACTTTCCGGCTCTGGCGCCGGATGATGCTCTGGGAGATCCGGAAGTACGACGACGTAATCCAGGCCGAGCAACAGCGACTCGTGTACCAGGCCCGGCTGCGAGGTCGCTACGGGCGAGGTTGGCGCTGGAAGGCCCCGGTGGAGGATCTCCTTCCCTTGCGCATCGCGCGCTTTGGAGTGCCGCTTGAGGCGGCGAGCCACCCCCGGGCACGTGACCCGGAAGTGGGGACGATTCGGCCGCAGGAACTGGAGAAGCACAACGTGCCAGGCCCCGGCGACCAGAACGATCACGCAGTAGGACCAGAGCACGCGGGAGGCTTCGAGCTGCCAGATGCGGGGTCTTCTGAGCCAGACGCCAGCCGGGACGAGCGAGACCCCATCGGAGGAGTCGCTGCCGAAGCCCCGCCGGAGCCAGGTCCGTCGGCGTCCGTCGCTCCCGCCTCACGGCAGGGGGACAGCGAGGCGGAGCCGGGATGGAGCACGCCAGGCCCTGGAGATCCGGCGGGTGATGAGGATCCTGGCGACGCACCGACCGACGTCCCGATCGCAGGGAGGACGGAGGAAGAGCCCACTGTCCCGACCTCGGGGGAGGACGGAGTCCCAGAAGCTGCAGACGCTGCACCTGAGATAGAGGGTGGCGGCGCGGCGGGGAATCTCGAGCCCGCCGAGCACGAGCTGGCTGTTGCGCGGTTGAAGTCGAATGCGGCTGCTGTCCGCTATGCGATGAGGGTCCTCGACTCCACGCACACACCGACCGTGGTGGACTGGCTTGCTGCTCACGGTCGTGAGGTGAACCGCGGACAGGCGCACCGGATCACACGGGACGAGGAGGAGCGACTGCAGGGGGCTCAGCGGCTCGCCGTGGTGAAGGGTGCCTCGTAG